The Candidatus Omnitrophota bacterium region ATCCCGTCGCTTCCCTGCCCGGCGATGCGTGGATGCGGGTGGAGTGCCCCGTGCTTTTTACGGAGGAAGGAGCGCAGGCGCCGATGATGATATTGCAAGTGCGCGGGGGTAGTTCCGGCGTGGCCATAGATGACATCTCCTTGCAAGCGAGAATGGATTCGCCGTATTTTTGGGATGCGGATATGATTCTATCGGCAAGCGGCGCGGCGGATTGAAAATAAAAATCTGTTACGCTATGGTTGGAATTAGGCGCGGCTCGCTGCATAGAGCCGCCTTTATTCTGTTGGTATGACGGATCAATATGAAAATCACCGTAGCCTCGTTGTGGGCGTTTAAGTTGTTTCGGCCGGAAGAGACTCAGTTTTTTGGGGGGGCGGAATTGCAACTTTATTTTCTTTCGCGGGAATTGGCGAAGAATCCCGAAAATACGGTTCAGTTCATTACGCGGGGGCATGGTCCGGCGGAGACGTTCGAGAGCGAGGGGATAAGGGTGTATAAGATTCCCTACCGCGAGAATCCGGCGCTGCGGATGGTTTTGGGGATGCGGGATTTGTATCGCCAACTCGTTGGCTTGGATACGGATTTATTTTTGCAGCGCGGGGGGGGCGTGGAGTCGGGACTGACCGCCATGGCGGCGAGCCGGAAGCGAAAACCGTATCTCTTCATGACCTGCCATGATTGGGACGTAGACGGAACGAATGAAAAGCGGCTGGGACTAATCGGCGGATGGTTGTTGCGGCGAGGAATGAAGCGCGCCGATTTCGTCATTGCTCAATCGCAATGGCAAAAGGAGAAACTGCGGGAGCATTACGGAAAAGAGAGCGTCGTCATGCGGTCGGCGCATCCCATGCCGGCGGCGGTTCCGGAGAATAAAAAAGGCGTTCTTTGGGTGGGGCGATGCGAGTATTGGAAAGGGCCGAAGGTTTTTCTCGACCTGGCGGAAGCGTTGCCGGAGCATTCGTTCACAATGGTTTGCCAGAAGTCGAACGTTCCGGAGATGTTCGAAGAACTATCGGCGCGGGCGGCGCGCTTGCCGAACGTGACGTTTATTCCCGGCATTCCTTACGAGGAAACGGAGCCGCTGTTCGCCTCTCACCGGATTATGGCGAATACCTCGGTGCGGGAGGGTTATCCTAATACCTATGTGCAATGCTTCAAATGGGGCGCGCCGGTGATAACGCAGCATATCAATCCCGACGGTTTGTTGGAATCCAACCGGATGGGGATTCAAGCGGGACATAATTTCAATGATTTGACGGCGGCGGCGCGGCGGCTGCTGGAAGACGAACGCGAATGGAAGGAATACAGCGCCAATGCGCGGCGGTTTGCGCTGGAAAACCATAACGTAGAAAAAATTGCTGCGGATATCTATCGTATTATGAAGGACTTACAGAATTCTTATGAATGAAAAGCGATGAATACAGGACGGAAGGCCTTATGTCCGAAGCAATCAATGTACCCCAGGAAGTGAAGGGGCTTTACACGAGATATCCGTTTCCCGGTCCCGGATTGGAAACAGAGGTCGTGGAGAATTTTCGACGGGCGCTGGCGTTCTTGCGAGTATCGCCGGATGAATTGCGTAATGCGTCCGCCCTTGACGCTGGGTGTGGGACGGGAATTGTCGCCGCTTACTTGGCTTCTAGATGTAAAGACGTAAAGGCGTTAGACTTGACAAGCGCATCCCTGGAAATGGCTAAAGAACGGGCGGAACGCGGCGGTTTCCTCAACATCGAATTTCGCCTTGGCTCCGTCTTCGATCTCCCCTTTCCCGAACAGAAATTCGACCTGGTTTTGTCGCGTGGTGTATTGCATCATACGGAAGACGCCTACCGGGGATTTTGCCGCATTGCTTCCGCCTTGCGTCCTGGCGGGAGGATCATCGTCAGCTTGTATCACCGCTACGGGCGGTTGCGGCACCGGCTGCGGCGGGCAAGGGTGGCGCGAATCGCGGGGGAGGATATCGAGAGGCGAGTAGAGACGGCGGAGCGGTTGTATTTTTTGGGGACTCCGGATTCGGAAAAAGAGCGGATCCGCAGTCTAATCAGCGATCAATACGCGCATCCCCATGAAACCTATCATACGGGGGGGCAGGTGATGCGATGGTTTAGGGAAAATGGGATCGAATACGCTTCGTCCTATTATCCCATCCATCCCACGGAATATTTTCAATTGGAAGAGGCGCTGTTTCCCGAAGAAGCGTTGCAACGTTCAGGAAAGCATCGCGCCGCCCGCGCTGTTTTAAGGGGAATGAAAGCGGCGCGGATAGATAAAGCAATGGCGCTGCTGGGAGGCGGCGGCGCATTGGGCCGGACGATGATGGAATTATCCTGGTTTTTCTTCAATATCCAGTATTTCTATATGACGGGGATCAAGAAGGGAGATTGAGGACTCCTCTTATTACTGCGAAGCTTGGTTCGCGTTAATAACGGGATTTCTTTTTAATGTGAACATGAATAAGAAAAACTCTTTTTATGGTTTTATTAAGGACATAATCCCCATCTTCAGGAATAACAGCCTTCAGTTATAATTTTTCATATCCAACTAAGTTCCATTACGGAACAACATACCGAATTTTTCCCTACCTGCATGGAGCCGCATGGAAATCCCCGTTTTTTGCATTTTTATCTTCGTCTACGCCGGAATGATTTTGGGCGGGATTCCGGGTTTGGTTTTGGATCGCACGGGGATTGCCTTGATCGGGGCGATCGCCGTGATCCTGACGGGGGCCGCTTCGCCCATCGAGGCGTGGAATGCGGTGGATGTTTCGACGATCGCCTTGCTTTTCGGGCTGATGGTGGTTTCGTCCCAGTTCAGGTTGGGGGGATTTTACGTCGCCGTGACGCGGGCGCTCGCCGCTTCGCCTTATTCTCCGGAGCGGATTCTTTTGTTGTTGGTCTATATTTCCGGGCTGCTCTCGGCTCTATTGGCTAATGACATCGTTTGTTTGGCGATGGCGCCGATTCTGATTGAAGGCTGCGCGAAGAAGAAGCTGAATCCAGTTCCTTTCCTGATCGCACTGGCCTGTGCGTCCAATATAGGATCGGCGGCGACGCTGATCGGCAATCCGCAAAATATGCTGATCGGGCAGGGATTGAAACTCTCCTTCCGCGGCTATCTGCTAGACGGCGCCATTCCCGCTGCGTTAGGTCTTTTCGGAGCTTGGGGGATTATCTGTTGGAATTATCGGGGTCGATGGCGATGCGAATTCCGCTTGCCGGAAGTGGTAGCGCCCGTTTTCAATCTTTGGCAAAGCGGAAAAGGATTAGTTATACTTGCGCTGCTGCTCGCCGTTTTTCTCTTTACGCCGTGGCCAAGGGAGGCGGCGGCGCTGGCGGCGGCGGGGATTCTGTTGACGAGCCGCAAGATGGAGTCGCGGAACATGCTGGGATTGGTGGATTGGCATGTGTTGGTTTTGTTTATCGGTCTGTTCGTGGTGAATCATGCGTTGAATGCGACGGGTTTGGCGGCGGCCGGGATTTTGCGCTTGGCGAACAGCGGCGCCGATTTGCACCATCCCGCCTGGCTTTTCGGCGCGACGGTTGTCCTTTCCAATTTGGTTTCCAACGTACCGGCGGTGATGCTGCTTATGCCCGCCGCCACACATCCGCTCGCTGGTCCGGTATTGGCGTTGAGCAGTACGCTGGCGGGCAATCTCATCATCGTCGGCAGCATCGCCAATATCATTGTAGTCGACAAAGCGGCGCAATGCGGCATCCGCATCGGCTGGAAAGAACACGCGCGCGCGGGGATTCCCATTACGATATTGACTTTGGCCATCGCGGCGGTTTGGTTGGGGATGCGGGCTGTTATGCATTAACAACGAATAGCGGATTGTGGCTAGGAATCGGCTTCATTCTTCCTTGACAATTTTTACTTTGCGCTTTTTCTGCTTCTGCTGAATGAGATAACCGATGGAGCTTAGGGGGAGGAAGGCGATGGGGACGTTGATGGAATCGGCGATGAAGTAGCCTCCGGCGCAAGCGGTGAGGGCGATGACGATTTGTTTCTGCGCTAGAATGAAGAGGACGGAAATGATGAGAGCCAGGACGGCGGGCCAGGCTTCTCCCAGCGTGCGGTTGAGCGAATCGAGGACGCCTATGGCGGCGAAGAGCCGTTCAACGAGTTCCCGCTGGCCTTTGTCGGCGTAGAGGATATATAGGGAACCGGCGAAGGCGGCGAGGAAAATGGCCGCCGCGAATAGGCGCTTGGAGAGAATGACGCCCAAGACGCCGGTCACAGCGCCAGCAATATAAGGCGCAATCGGATGCGTGGGAAAATATCGGATGAGATCAGGGTTGATTTCGGGCGCCAGAGTAATGAGCATTTGGTAAAAACTGAAGCCAAAGAGAAAGCCGAGTCCGAAGCCGACGGCGTTCAAGCCCATGCGGAAAAGCGTCCAGCCAAAAGCGAATAAGCCTAAACCAATAGCCAAGCGAAGACAAAATTCGGGAGTGATGTTTTGCATAGTAATCTTTATATGATGAGCCTCTTGCAAAGCTATATTATTCCTCCCCCAAGCTTGGGGGAGGTTAGGAGGGGTTGAGATAAGTCTAACAAAATCAACCCCCCTCTAACTCCCCCCAAGCTTGGGGGGAGAATTGAAAAGAAAATTAAACCATTTTTGCAAGAACCGCTGATGATAAAGGATAAATCAAGGCTCTCATTCGTTATTCGCTAAGCGCGTCTTGCCGTCAATTCGGCGATAATCCGATTGCATTCCGGATCGGAAGGATTGAGGGCGACGGCGGAGCGCAGACAATCGATGGCTTCGTCTTGCTTATCCAATTCCATGCGCACTCGTCCAAGGTATTTTAGCGCCTCGAAATGATCGGGCGAATGCTCCAAGCTGAGTTCCAGGTTTTTTTCCGCCGCCTGCCATTTGCCTTCATGCGCAGAAATTATGCCTTTGACGAGAGCGATGTCGGGGCAACGAGGATCGAGGTCCAGCGCGCGCTTAAGGAATTCCGCCGTTTTAGCTTTGTCGCCTTTGCCATAAGCCAGCTGAGCCAATTGGGCATAAGGCCGTGGGTTGTCCCGGTTGATTTTCAAGACGCGGACGTAATAGTCTCGAGCTTCCGCCGCATTGCCGGACATCTGGCATGCGATTCCCATTTCGAGCAGGGCTTCTTCATATTCGTCGTCCCGCATCAACGCTTCCTGCAGGAAACCCATCGCTTCCTCATACTTTCCCATTCGATTGGACGCCAATCCCAGGTTGTATAAAACCAGAATATCGGGGGAGTGTTCTTTCATAAAAGATAAGAAAACGTCGTAAGCGCGCTTGAACAAACCTTTTTTGGCGAAGGCCATGCCGAGAAGCATGGCGGCGTCCCTTTCGACGCCGGGCCGGTCTTTCAGTTCCAGCAGGCGCATGATGGCTTCGTTGTATTGCTCATTGCGAAAAAGAGCGGCCGCTTCCACCAACTCTTCGCGGGCTTCTTCTTCGGGGGATTTCTCGGCGGATTCTTCCTCTTGATATTCCAGCGCGTGGATGACGGCGTTGAGGCCCCGCTTGGCCGGTTCGTATTCCGGATCCAGTTCCAGGCTCAGTTCGTAGTATTCCTGGGCTTTCGCCAATTTTTTCAATTTTCGCAAAACATCTCCGGCGGAAGCGTAAAATGGG contains the following coding sequences:
- a CDS encoding tetratricopeptide repeat protein is translated as MANANPFVQHYRQGMELYSAGHYEQALIPLKKVLVIQPDYPDVYYLIARIYDEMQRSADALSMYEKVLSLLPNDQEAHWSYGKSLIKAGEETKGVKILKKALKKNPKDPRVRNELAKYYLQEQSPKKALSLLEAGIKTMPHYAPFYASAGDVLRKLKKLAKAQEYYELSLELDPEYEPAKRGLNAVIHALEYQEEESAEKSPEEEAREELVEAAALFRNEQYNEAIMRLLELKDRPGVERDAAMLLGMAFAKKGLFKRAYDVFLSFMKEHSPDILVLYNLGLASNRMGKYEEAMGFLQEALMRDDEYEEALLEMGIACQMSGNAAEARDYYVRVLKINRDNPRPYAQLAQLAYGKGDKAKTAEFLKRALDLDPRCPDIALVKGIISAHEGKWQAAEKNLELSLEHSPDHFEALKYLGRVRMELDKQDEAIDCLRSAVALNPSDPECNRIIAELTARRA
- a CDS encoding class I SAM-dependent methyltransferase, which codes for MSEAINVPQEVKGLYTRYPFPGPGLETEVVENFRRALAFLRVSPDELRNASALDAGCGTGIVAAYLASRCKDVKALDLTSASLEMAKERAERGGFLNIEFRLGSVFDLPFPEQKFDLVLSRGVLHHTEDAYRGFCRIASALRPGGRIIVSLYHRYGRLRHRLRRARVARIAGEDIERRVETAERLYFLGTPDSEKERIRSLISDQYAHPHETYHTGGQVMRWFRENGIEYASSYYPIHPTEYFQLEEALFPEEALQRSGKHRAARAVLRGMKAARIDKAMALLGGGGALGRTMMELSWFFFNIQYFYMTGIKKGD
- a CDS encoding anion transporter — protein: MEIPVFCIFIFVYAGMILGGIPGLVLDRTGIALIGAIAVILTGAASPIEAWNAVDVSTIALLFGLMVVSSQFRLGGFYVAVTRALAASPYSPERILLLLVYISGLLSALLANDIVCLAMAPILIEGCAKKKLNPVPFLIALACASNIGSAATLIGNPQNMLIGQGLKLSFRGYLLDGAIPAALGLFGAWGIICWNYRGRWRCEFRLPEVVAPVFNLWQSGKGLVILALLLAVFLFTPWPREAAALAAAGILLTSRKMESRNMLGLVDWHVLVLFIGLFVVNHALNATGLAAAGILRLANSGADLHHPAWLFGATVVLSNLVSNVPAVMLLMPAATHPLAGPVLALSSTLAGNLIIVGSIANIIVVDKAAQCGIRIGWKEHARAGIPITILTLAIAAVWLGMRAVMH
- a CDS encoding glycosyltransferase family 4 protein, which translates into the protein MKITVASLWAFKLFRPEETQFFGGAELQLYFLSRELAKNPENTVQFITRGHGPAETFESEGIRVYKIPYRENPALRMVLGMRDLYRQLVGLDTDLFLQRGGGVESGLTAMAASRKRKPYLFMTCHDWDVDGTNEKRLGLIGGWLLRRGMKRADFVIAQSQWQKEKLREHYGKESVVMRSAHPMPAAVPENKKGVLWVGRCEYWKGPKVFLDLAEALPEHSFTMVCQKSNVPEMFEELSARAARLPNVTFIPGIPYEETEPLFASHRIMANTSVREGYPNTYVQCFKWGAPVITQHINPDGLLESNRMGIQAGHNFNDLTAAARRLLEDEREWKEYSANARRFALENHNVEKIAADIYRIMKDLQNSYE